Proteins found in one Campylobacter canadensis genomic segment:
- a CDS encoding response regulator transcription factor, giving the protein MKILLLEDDFLYASSIKDYLTSLNYEVTLLADADSACELIASTFFHLYILDVKLFGTNGFEVLKYIKELKITSPIMMMTSLSDINSIKKAYELGCNEYLKKPFELDELKFRINELLSHFYPDINNLFYLKNNYSYDFKNKILKQDDKIIDLTLIELNIIEYLLLNKTRFCKADELFTLVNMQNDESYIRVYIRRIRAKTNENFILSKRGFGYKINE; this is encoded by the coding sequence ATGAAGATTTTATTACTTGAAGATGATTTTTTATATGCAAGTAGTATTAAAGATTATTTAACAAGTTTAAATTATGAAGTTACTTTGTTAGCAGACGCTGATAGTGCTTGTGAATTAATCGCAAGCACTTTTTTTCATTTATATATTTTAGATGTAAAATTGTTTGGCACTAACGGTTTTGAAGTTTTAAAATATATAAAAGAATTAAAAATAACTTCTCCTATTATGATGATGACTTCGTTATCTGATATAAATAGCATTAAAAAAGCTTATGAATTAGGCTGTAATGAATATCTTAAAAAACCTTTTGAATTAGATGAATTAAAATTTAGAATAAACGAGCTTTTAAGTCATTTTTACCCTGATATTAATAATTTATTTTATTTAAAAAATAATTATTCTTATGATTTTAAAAATAAAATTCTAAAACAAGATGATAAAATAATTGATTTAACCTTAATTGAGCTTAATATAATTGAATATTTATTATTAAATAAAACTAGATTTTGTAAGGCTGATGAGCTTTTTACTTTAGTAAATATGCAAAATGATGAAAGTTATATTAGGGTTTATATTAGAAGAATTAGAGCAAAAACTAATGAGAATTTTATACTTTCAAAAAGGGGTTTTGGGTATAAAATTAATGAGTAA
- a CDS encoding methyl-accepting chemotaxis protein — protein MQAVSQKSNEVIKNGEDIKNVITMIRDIAEQINLLALNAAIEAARAGEHGRGFAVVADEVRKLAENTQKSLTEIEASVNVLTQGINDMSESIKEQTQAISQINGAISEIDELTRENVNAADATNKIANEVDELSNIAVEEVRKNKF, from the coding sequence ATGCAAGCAGTTAGCCAAAAATCAAATGAAGTTATTAAAAACGGCGAAGATATTAAAAATGTAATCACCATGATTAGAGATATAGCAGAGCAAATTAACCTACTAGCATTAAATGCGGCTATTGAAGCAGCTAGAGCAGGAGAGCATGGAAGGGGCTTTGCGGTTGTTGCTGATGAAGTTAGAAAACTAGCTGAAAACACTCAAAAATCACTAACAGAAATTGAAGCAAGTGTTAATGTTTTAACTCAAGGAATAAATGATATGAGCGAAAGCATTAAAGAACAAACTCAAGCTATTTCTCAAATTAACGGAGCAATTAGTGAAATTGATGAATTAACTAGAGAAAATGTAAATGCAGCAGATGCTACAAATAAAATCGCAAATGAAGTTGATGAATTATCAAATATCGCTGTAGAAGAAGTTAGAAAAAATAAATTCTAA
- a CDS encoding sensor histidine kinase — protein sequence MFFIFFSLLYLLYKNNIKNLKYQKDTINTFFNDAMHELKTPLGVAILNVSMLDESVQKSRLKAALNQMKITYEDVEYFIKNPYSSYENEKINFSLILKQRLAQFHTILELKNIKSDIKIDDDLYIFLNKIQANRIIDNNLSNAIKYTKNQLKIRLFKRFDKIYFLIYDNGLGIKDTKKIFNRYVRQNQNQGGFGIGLNIVKNICLKNEINFKAKNIKNGALFIYEFKEYKKLILDKE from the coding sequence TTGTTTTTTATATTTTTTTCTTTACTTTATTTGCTTTATAAAAATAATATTAAAAATCTAAAATATCAAAAAGATACTATAAATACATTTTTTAACGATGCAATGCACGAATTAAAAACTCCTTTAGGAGTAGCAATTTTAAATGTTTCTATGCTAGATGAAAGTGTTCAAAAAAGCAGATTAAAAGCAGCCTTAAACCAAATGAAAATTACTTATGAAGATGTGGAATATTTTATAAAAAATCCTTATTCAAGCTATGAAAATGAAAAAATAAATTTTAGTTTAATATTAAAGCAAAGATTAGCGCAATTTCATACTATTTTAGAGTTAAAAAATATTAAAAGCGATATTAAAATTGATGATGATTTGTATATATTTTTAAATAAAATTCAAGCTAATAGAATAATAGATAATAATCTATCAAATGCAATAAAATACACAAAAAATCAGCTTAAAATTAGACTTTTTAAAAGGTTTGATAAAATATATTTTTTGATTTATGATAATGGTTTAGGCATTAAAGACACAAAAAAGATTTTTAATCGTTATGTAAGACAAAATCAAAATCAAGGTGGTTTTGGAATAGGGCTTAATATTGTAAAAAATATTTGTCTTAAAAATGAGATTAATTTTAAAGCAAAAAACATTAAAAATGGTGCTTTATTTATTTATGAATTTAAAGAATATAAAAAATTAATTTTAGATAAAGAATAA